A region of Peromyscus maniculatus bairdii isolate BWxNUB_F1_BW_parent chromosome 7, HU_Pman_BW_mat_3.1, whole genome shotgun sequence DNA encodes the following proteins:
- the LOC102915257 gene encoding olfactory receptor 8C8-like encodes MAMENDSSVTEFILTGLTENPELQLPLFVIFLVNFVAIVLGNLSLMSLIFLNSNLQTPMYFFLFNLSFIDLFYSFVFTPKTLMSFVLEKNRISFTGCMTQLFFFCFFANSECYVLTAMAYDRYVAICQPLLYMVIMSPRRCSLMMFGSYLMGFVGAFVLTGCVIRLNFCDSNIINHYVCDIFPLFQLSCSSIYANELVSSIVVSTVVIASSIIILMSYALILFNIIQMSSGKGFSKAMSTCSSHIITVALFYGFGMLTHIKTSSNESVDQRKVFSVFCTFLLPLLNPFIYSLRNKDVKLAIRRTLMRLTVS; translated from the coding sequence ATGGCTATGGAGAATGACTCTTCAGTGACCGAATTCATTCTCACTGGATTGACAGAGAATCCTGAGCTCCAGCTGCCCCTGTTTGTCATCTTTCTAGTGAACTTTGTAGCCATTGTGCTGGGAAATTTGAGTTTAATGAGTCTCATTTTCCTGAATTCAAACTTGCAGACTCCCAtgtacttttttctctttaaccTGTCCTTCATTGATTTATTCTATTCATTTGTCTTTACTCCCAAAACACTAATGAGTTTTGTCTTAGAGAAGAACAGAATTTCCTTTACGGGATGCATGACTCAGctgtttttcttctgcttttttgcCAATTCTGAGTGCTATGTCCTGACAGCCATGGCCTATGATCGCTATGTAGCCATCTGTCAACCCCTGTTGTACATGGTCATCATGTCTCCTAGGAGATGTTCCCTGATGATGTTTGGTTCATACTTGATGGGGTTTGTTGGTGCCTTTGTCCTTACAGGATGTGTGATCAGGCTGAACTTTTGTGATTCTAACATCATCAACCACTACGTGTGTGATATCTTCCCTCTTTTCCAGCTCTCCTGCAGCAGCATCTATGCCAATGAGCTTGTGAGTTCAATTGTTGTCAGCACAGTAGTCATTGCATCCAGCATCATTATCTTAATGTCCTATGCTTTGATTCTTTTTAATATCATTCAGATGTCATCAGGTAAGGGTTTTTCCAAAGCCATGAGCACCTGTAGTTCTCACATAATAACTGTTGCCCTATTCTATGGATTCGGGATGCTTACACATATCAAAACATCATCAAATGAATCTGTGGACCAGCGGAAAGTTTTCAGtgtattttgtacatttttgCTGCCCTTGCTGAACCCTTTTATTTACAGTCTCAGGAATAAGGATGTCAAGCTTGCTATAAGGAGAACTCTGATGAGACTCACAGTGAGTTAA
- the LOC102914327 gene encoding olfactory receptor 8B8-like, whose product MILRRMASENDSSVKEFILLGLTQQPEFQLPLFFLFLGIYVVSMAGNLGLIVLIILNPHLHTPMYYFLFNLAFTDLCYSSVITPKMLVSFVKQNIISHAECMTQLFFFCFFVIDECYILTAMAYDRYAAICKPLLYQVTMSHEVCHLMMVGVYVMGFVGAMAHTGSMLRLVFCDGNIINQYVCDVLPLLKLSCTSTTINELLLFIVVGINVTVPSLTIFISYTLILSNILRIHSAEGRSKAFSTCGSHVIAVSFFFGAAAFMYLKPSSASVDEDKVSTIFYTVVGPMLNPFIYSIRNKDVHIALRKTLKKRMFA is encoded by the coding sequence ATGATCCTGAGAAGAATGGCCTCAGAAAATGACTCTTCAGTGAAGGAGTTCATCCTTCTGGGCTTGACACAGCAGCCAGAGTTCcagctgcctctcttcttcctcttcttgggaATCTATGTGGTCTCCATGGCTGGAAACCTGGGTTTGATTGTTCTGATCATTTTGAACCCTCACTTGCACACCCCTATGTATTACTTTCTCTTCAACCTTGCCTTCACAGATCTCTGCTACTCCTCTGTCATAACCCCCAAAATGCTGGTGAGTTTTGTGAAGCAGAACATCATCTCCCATGCTGAGTGCATGACTcagctctttttcttctgcttctttgtgATTGATGAATGCTACATTTTGACAGCCATGGCCTATGACAGATATGCTGCCATCTGCAAACCCCTGCTTTACCAGGTCACCATGTCCCATGAGGTCTGCCACTTGATGATGGTGGGTGTGTATGTGATGGGGTTTGTGGGAGCCATGGCCCATACTGGTAGCATGCTGAGACTTGTCTTCTGTGATGGCAACATCATCAATCAGTATGTATGTGACGTACTTCCTCTCCTGAAGCTCTCCTGCACAAGTACTACCATCAATGAATTGTTGCTTTTCATTGTTGTGGGTATCAATGTAACAGTGCCCAGCCTGACTATCTTTATTTCTTACACCTTGATCCTTTCCAACATCCTTCGCATCCATTCTGCTGAGGGTAGGTCAAAAGCCTTTAGTACCTGTGGCTCCCATGTAAtagctgtttcttttttctttggtgcTGCAGCATTCATGTATCTTAAGCCTTCTAGTGCATCTGTGGATGAAGATAAAGTATCTACTATTTTTTATACTGTTGTGGGTCCAATGCTGAATCCTTTCATCTACAGTATAAGGAATAAGGATGTCCACATTGCACTGAGAAAAACTTTGAAGAAAAGGATGTTTGCCTAA